The following proteins come from a genomic window of Lineus longissimus chromosome 18, tnLinLong1.2, whole genome shotgun sequence:
- the LOC135502462 gene encoding uncharacterized protein LOC135502462 translates to MTDRHDSEKRQRKENFTPREIQKLVDLLSARWKLISSKFGDNVTLERKNKAWKEITLKINSISPCLRTKEELKKKWDDLKLNAKKKASKKTRSVAVTGNLPLDDPSSGDNCASGGGMSCSLNDMDERIVGLMGNDLVQGIDGGFGSAARQTTPKSRTKTVKSPTMMSPSHCASGSDASGSDLDDFDISQGSPTFGITSKRSKNNPHYEGSPIKSPTPPPFERTQMQVKHQPCVKRPNASAAVGVTIGTPEAKSSKTAPPPTPTAELVTTEKQRLEIYKQRLKLEEKRTKLTETAVELLQTLVSIEKDKVKGNESRVDKSKDDVHVPVNIFEQFKKRKQTKK, encoded by the exons ATGACGGACAGACATGACAGTGAGAAAAGGCAAAGAAAGGAAAACTTCACGCCACGAGAAATACAAAAACTCGTCGATCTGTTGTCCGCGAGGTGGAAACTGATAAGCAGCAAGTTTGGGGATAATGTGACTCTTGAACGAAAAAACAAGGCCTGGAAAGAaattactcttaaaattaaCAGTATTTCGCCATGCCTTCGAACTAAGGAAGAGTTGAAGAAAAAATGGGACGATCTCAAACTGAATGCGAAGAAGAAGGCATCAAAGAAGACGCGTTCGGTGGCTGTAACAGGGAATCTACCCCTAGACGACCCGTCCTCGGGTGACAATTGTGCCAGTGGTGGAGGAATGTCATGTAGCCTCAACGACATGGACGAGAGGATTGTTGGACTAATGGGCAATGACCTTGTCCAAGGCATTGATGGAGGGTTCGGCTCGGCAGCCAGACAAACCACACCCAAAAGCAGGACAAAG ACTGTGAAGTCGCCAACTATGATGTCACCAAGTCACTGCGCATCAGGTAGTGACGCATCAGGTAGTGATTTGGATGACTTTGATATCTCGCAAGGCAGCCCCACTTTTGGCATCACATCGAAGAGGTCGAAGAATAATCCGCATTATGAAGGGTCTCCAATTAAAAGCCCAACACCACCACCGTTTGAGAG AACGCAAATGCAAGTGAAGCACCAGCCCTGCGTCAAAAGACCAAATGCGTCTGCTGCTGTCGGGGTTACCATCGGGACACCAGAAGCGAAATCCTCTAAGACCGCACCTCCCCCAACGCCAACTGCCGAACTGGTCACCACTGAGAAACAACGCCTGGAAATCTACAAGCAGCGGCTAAAGCTTGAAGAAAAAAGAACGAAGTTGACAGAGACGGCTGTAGAATTGCTTCAAACCTTGGTGTCTATTGAGAAAGATAAAGTGAAGGGCAATGAAAGTCGTGTAGACAAATCAaaggatgatgtacatgtacctgttaatatttttgagcaatttaaaaaaaggaagCAGACCAAGAAGTAA